Part of the Kitasatospora sp. NBC_01266 genome, GCGAAAACGACTTCAGGCCGCACCCCGAGGGGGTGCGGCCTGAAGCCAAGAGACCTGTGTCACTACCAGGCCCGGCGACGCCCTACGGGGTCAGCGGGTCTCGCGGTGAGCGGTGTGCGAGTTGCAGCGGGGGCAGTGCTTCTTCATCTCAAGACGGTCCGGGTCGTTACGCCGGTTCTTCTTGGTGATGTAGTTCCGCTCCTTGCACTCCACGCAGGCCAGCGTGATCTTCGGGCGGACGTCGGTGGCAGCCACGGGAGTGCCTTCCTTGGACAACAATGGGGTGATGACACAACAAGAGTAGCCGATCGGGAGTGCGATCTCCCGACCGACTACGCGGGGTAGCGGTGACCGGACTTGAACCGGTGACACAGCGATTATGAGCCGCTTGCTCTACCAACTGAGCTACACCGCTTTGGTGATCAGAATCCGACGAGCGGAAATCTGTTCACCAGAGCCCCCATGCGGAATCGAACCGCAGACCTTCTCCTTACCATGGAGACGCTCTACCGACTGAGCTATAGGGGCGAACCGGCTGAACGAGGAAGAGATTACACGGTTCGGGGCCAGAGGTGAAATCCGTATGCCGAGCGCAAGATCGCAGGTCGGCGGCTCGCACGGACTGACGGGCCGGGACCTGCCGTTCGGCGATCCGCCGTTCGACACCCGGCGGTGCGCGCCGCGAGCCTCCCCGCCCCGGGCACGCGCTGACCATAGGCTCGGCCGCCAGTGATCTTCCGGACTGGGAGGAGCCGACCGATGAGTCCGGAGGGCGGCTGCAACCCGCTCGGCCACGGCCCGGTGCTGCTGCTCAGCGGCGCCCGGCTGGTCGACGGCCGGGTGGTCGACGTGCGGATCAGCGGCGACCGGATCCAGGCCGTCGGCACCACCGGGAGCCTGGGCCCG contains:
- the rpmG gene encoding 50S ribosomal protein L33, with the translated sequence MAATDVRPKITLACVECKERNYITKKNRRNDPDRLEMKKHCPRCNSHTAHRETR